In a single window of the Halomicroarcula saliterrae genome:
- a CDS encoding thiamine pyrophosphate-dependent enzyme codes for MSAFSAIGDDREIDRDEFTPGIEPQATWCPGCGDFGVLKALKQAMPEVGRNPDEVALFTGIGCSGKLNSYFNSYGFHTIHGRSLPVARAAKLANPDVEVIAAGGDGDGYGIGGNHLIHTARENHDMTYIVFNNEIFGLTKGQTSPTSPKGHKSKTQPHGSAKSPIRPLSQSLNAGATYIARTAAVNPNQAKEIIAEAIEHDGFAHIDFLTQCPTWNKDAKHYVPYTDVQQSDEFDFDLSDRAEAAEMMRKTEERLYEGEVLTGRMYVEDERPSYGAEKRAIGEMPEEPLAERYFDEDAEWERTYDNLLEHHK; via the coding sequence ATGAGTGCATTCAGTGCAATCGGAGACGACCGCGAGATAGACCGAGACGAGTTCACGCCCGGCATCGAGCCACAGGCCACGTGGTGTCCCGGCTGTGGTGACTTCGGTGTCCTCAAGGCGCTGAAACAGGCCATGCCCGAGGTCGGCCGTAACCCCGACGAGGTCGCCCTGTTTACGGGTATCGGCTGTTCCGGGAAGCTCAACAGCTACTTCAACAGCTACGGCTTCCACACCATCCACGGCCGCTCGCTGCCCGTCGCCCGGGCCGCGAAGCTGGCCAACCCCGACGTCGAAGTCATCGCCGCCGGCGGCGACGGCGACGGCTACGGTATCGGTGGGAACCACCTCATCCACACCGCTCGTGAGAACCACGATATGACGTATATCGTGTTCAACAACGAGATCTTCGGCCTCACCAAGGGCCAGACCTCGCCGACCTCGCCGAAGGGTCACAAGTCGAAGACCCAGCCCCACGGCTCGGCGAAGTCGCCGATTCGACCGCTCAGCCAGTCGCTCAACGCCGGCGCGACGTACATCGCCCGCACCGCGGCTGTCAACCCGAACCAGGCGAAGGAGATAATCGCCGAGGCCATCGAGCACGACGGCTTCGCGCATATCGACTTCCTGACGCAGTGTCCGACCTGGAACAAGGACGCGAAACACTACGTCCCGTACACGGACGTCCAGCAGTCCGACGAGTTCGACTTCGACCTCTCGGACCGCGCGGAAGCCGCCGAGATGATGCGAAAGACCGAAGAGCGCCTCTACGAGGGCGAGGTGCTCACCGGTCGGATGTACGTCGAGGACGAGCGCCCCTCCTACGGGGCCGAGAAGCGCGCCATCGGCGAGATGCCCGAAGAGCC